In Carya illinoinensis cultivar Pawnee chromosome 16, C.illinoinensisPawnee_v1, whole genome shotgun sequence, a single window of DNA contains:
- the LOC122299595 gene encoding disease resistance-like protein DSC1: protein MKIPVRESEFIKTIVDGIFRELSDTISIVDEDNLIGIEYLVSELLDSHLQTWPDEGTDKVEGIMLNTPAHEAQLNANAFSNMKKLGLLKICNVHLPTGLGYLSNELRLMEWHEYPLTSMPNNFQPDNLVELITPHCRFEQLPKGFSNLNKLKVLDLSNSQNLIKTPDFSGFSNLQRLILQGCTKLFEVHLSIGSLNQLVLLNLKDCQSLVSLPYEINLESLKTVILSGCSSLIKFPEIGKHMKRLSELYLDKTAIEVVPLSIQNLTGLTLLNLSSCKDHPYESCHSLLYFSVLTSLVALDLSDCNLSDGAIPGDLSG from the exons ATGAAGATTCCAGT GCGCGAGTCAGAGTTTATCAAAACCATTGTTGATGGTATATTTCGTGAATTGAGTGATACAATCTCGATTGTTGATGAGGATAACCTTATTGGAATAGAATATCTGGTTAGCGAATTACTGGATTCGCATCTACAAACATGGCCAGATGAA GGAACagataaagttgagggcataaTGCTGAATACGCCAGCTCATGAAGCACAGTTGAATGCTAACGCCTTCTCAAATATGAAAAAGCTAGGACTGCTTAAAATCTGTAACGTGCACCTTCCTACAGGCCTTGGATATCTTTCTAATGAGTTGCGTTTGATGGAATGGCATGAATATCCTTTGACTTCCATGCCAAATAATTTCCAGCCAGACAACCTTGTCGAACTCATTACGCCTCATTGTCGCTTTGAGCAACTGCCCAAGGGATTTAGT AACTTGAACAAGTTGAAAGTCCTCGACCTCAGTAACTCTCAAAACTTAATCAAGACACCTGATTTCTCtggtttttcaaatcttcagaGGCTAATTCTCCAAGGTTGTACTAAATTGTTCGAAGTGCATCTGTCTATCGGAAGTCTAAATCAACTTGTTCTATTAAATCTCAAAGATTGCCAGAGTCTTGTTAGCCTTCCATACGAGATCAACTTGGAATCTCTAAAAACTGTCATCTTATCTGGTTGTTCAAGCCTTATTAAGTTTCCAGAGATCGGAAAACATATGAAACGTTTGTCAGAGCTTTACTTGGACAAGACGGCAATAGAAGTGGTACCACTATCAATTCAGAATCTAACTGGCCTGACTTTATTAAATCTTTCGAGTTGTAAGGATCATCCATATGAATCATGCCATTCGTTGCTCTACTTCTCAGTGCTAACCTCTTTAGTAGCTCTAGACTTAAGTGATTGCAATCTATCAGACGGAGCAATCCCTGGTGATCTTAGTGGCTAA